One genomic window of Corynebacterium pseudotuberculosis includes the following:
- the glnA gene encoding type I glutamate--ammonia ligase, with translation MAFSTSEDVIKFIKDENVEFVDVRFTDVPGIEQHFSIPAGMLDEDAIEEGLAFDGSSIRGFTTIDESDMNLLPDLATATLDPFRKAKTLNIKFFVHDPFTREAFSRDPRNVARKAEEYLTSTGIADTCNFGAEAEFYLFDSVRYSTDINAGFYEVDSDEGWWNRGKEYNLDGTRNLGGKNRVKGGYFPVAPHDQTVDIRDEMTRNLINAGFHIERFHHEVGTGGQQEINYRFNTLLHAADDLQTFKYIIKNTAAQNGRAATFMPKPIAGDNGSGMHAHQSLWKDGKPLFHDESGYAGLSDMARYYIGGILHHAGAVLAFTNPTLNSYHRLVPGFEAPINLVYSQRNRSAAIRIPITGSNPKAKRIEFRAPDPSGNPYFGFAAMMLAGLDGIKNRIEPHAPVDKDLYELPPEEATSIPQAPTSLVESLKALEEDNEFLTDCDVFTEDLIDTYIKLKYDEEITPTRLRPTPQEFEMYFDC, from the coding sequence GTGGCCTTCAGTACATCCGAAGACGTTATCAAGTTTATCAAAGACGAAAATGTTGAGTTCGTCGATGTTCGCTTCACCGACGTCCCGGGCATCGAACAGCACTTCTCCATTCCTGCAGGAATGTTGGATGAGGATGCTATCGAAGAGGGCCTAGCTTTTGATGGCTCTTCAATCCGCGGTTTTACCACCATCGATGAGTCCGACATGAATCTGCTACCGGACCTTGCAACCGCAACCTTGGACCCGTTCCGCAAAGCAAAGACCTTAAACATTAAGTTCTTTGTCCACGATCCTTTTACCCGCGAGGCATTCTCCCGAGATCCGCGCAACGTGGCACGCAAGGCAGAAGAGTATCTCACCTCCACGGGCATCGCCGACACCTGTAATTTTGGCGCAGAAGCCGAGTTCTACCTCTTCGATTCCGTCCGCTACTCCACAGACATCAACGCTGGTTTCTATGAAGTCGACTCCGACGAGGGCTGGTGGAACCGAGGCAAAGAATACAACCTCGACGGCACCCGCAACCTTGGCGGCAAGAACCGGGTCAAAGGCGGATACTTCCCCGTCGCTCCCCACGATCAAACCGTAGACATTCGCGACGAGATGACGCGTAACCTCATCAACGCCGGCTTCCATATCGAGCGTTTTCACCACGAGGTAGGCACCGGTGGGCAGCAAGAGATCAACTATCGCTTTAACACGCTGCTGCATGCTGCCGACGATCTACAGACCTTCAAATACATCATCAAGAACACTGCCGCCCAAAATGGCCGCGCTGCCACCTTTATGCCCAAGCCCATCGCAGGCGATAACGGGTCCGGCATGCATGCCCATCAGTCTCTCTGGAAAGACGGCAAGCCTCTCTTCCACGATGAATCCGGCTACGCCGGGCTTTCCGACATGGCCCGCTACTACATCGGCGGCATCCTGCACCACGCTGGCGCGGTCTTGGCGTTTACCAACCCCACGCTCAACTCCTACCACCGACTGGTTCCGGGATTCGAGGCCCCCATCAACCTGGTTTACTCGCAGCGCAACCGCTCTGCGGCAATCCGTATTCCTATTACGGGCTCCAACCCCAAGGCCAAGCGCATTGAGTTCCGCGCACCAGACCCTTCAGGCAACCCCTACTTTGGCTTTGCTGCAATGATGCTCGCCGGCCTTGATGGCATCAAGAACCGCATCGAACCGCACGCGCCGGTGGATAAGGACCTCTACGAGCTACCCCCAGAGGAAGCAACAAGCATCCCACAGGCTCCCACCTCACTGGTGGAGTCGCTCAAGGCTCTGGAAGAGGACAACGAGTTCCTGACCGACTGCGATGTGTTCACCGAGGATCTCATCGACACATACATCAAGCTCAAGTACGACGAAGAAATCACTCCTACTCGCCTGCGCCCGACGCCGCAGGAGTTTGAGATGTACTTTGACTGCTGA
- a CDS encoding DUF7768 domain-containing protein has product MTLAKAGIYPYADHGDFELLLFGYLIDASPVEVIDLVSGEQLPSEVLVSLVGPADEFAAHRIRLPPLVYICSPYSGDVEINVQLAHDFCARAVIRGGKNPLAPHLHYPQFMDDICSR; this is encoded by the coding sequence GTGACCCTAGCCAAGGCTGGGATCTATCCCTACGCCGACCACGGCGACTTCGAACTTCTCCTGTTCGGTTACTTGATCGATGCTAGCCCGGTTGAAGTCATCGATCTTGTCTCCGGTGAGCAGCTACCCAGCGAGGTGCTGGTCTCGCTGGTTGGCCCTGCTGACGAGTTTGCAGCGCACCGAATACGGCTACCGCCCTTGGTCTATATCTGCTCCCCATACTCCGGGGACGTGGAGATAAACGTGCAGTTAGCCCATGACTTCTGTGCGCGTGCGGTGATCAGGGGGGGCAAAAATCCGCTTGCTCCGCATTTGCACTACCCGCAATTCATGGACGACATCTGCTCCAGATGA
- a CDS encoding LapA family protein, which yields MNECYTAALSANTITVVTMFVGAVAGLVLMEVASLISERWKIRRNRKRIDKLMADTEAELEKYRADREH from the coding sequence ATGAACGAGTGTTATACAGCGGCACTGTCTGCAAACACCATCACAGTCGTGACCATGTTCGTGGGCGCTGTCGCCGGTTTGGTCCTTATGGAGGTCGCCTCTTTGATTTCCGAGCGGTGGAAGATCCGTCGCAATCGCAAGCGCATCGACAAGCTCATGGCTGACACCGAGGCCGAGCTCGAGAAGTATCGCGCTGACCGAGAGCACTAA
- a CDS encoding DUF2800 domain-containing protein translates to MPDQHALLSASGAHRWLAYPPSATLEAGLPESSSSAAEQGTAAHEFAEWKLRRALHDAPTAKPVSSWHDAETEALTDDYVAFVQELLRDVRQVCADPQVLIEQRLDFSHVVPGGFGTGDCVIIAEPLLHIIDLKYGQSVMVEAEQNPQLMLYALSALNAFGSLHDIDQVAVTIFQPSRSNISTCTISVTDLEAWAEKVVKPRAEANLVLAKHEFAPPAELGDAEIAQVLYRLPSLSAWATDAEAHALSLAVNQGKTWPGFKLVEGRSIRKYADESAVAEMAGTGGITDIYDYDHKLKTITTLEKQAGKKRFTELLGDLVVEPAGNSRSPPTTTRGPY, encoded by the coding sequence ATGCCTGACCAGCACGCACTGCTGAGCGCCTCGGGCGCGCACCGGTGGTTGGCCTACCCGCCATCAGCAACGCTGGAGGCTGGGCTGCCGGAGTCCTCCTCGTCCGCTGCCGAACAAGGAACCGCTGCTCACGAGTTCGCAGAGTGGAAGCTACGCCGCGCCCTACATGATGCTCCGACCGCGAAGCCGGTCTCTAGCTGGCATGACGCGGAGACGGAGGCCCTGACCGATGACTACGTGGCGTTTGTTCAGGAGCTGTTGCGTGATGTGCGGCAGGTGTGTGCTGATCCGCAGGTGCTCATCGAGCAGCGCTTGGACTTCTCGCATGTGGTGCCGGGTGGGTTCGGGACTGGGGACTGCGTCATCATCGCTGAACCCCTCCTGCACATCATCGACCTGAAATACGGCCAGAGTGTCATGGTCGAAGCTGAGCAGAATCCGCAGCTCATGTTGTATGCCCTGAGTGCGCTGAACGCGTTCGGGTCGTTGCATGACATCGACCAGGTGGCGGTCACGATCTTCCAACCCAGTCGCTCGAACATCTCCACTTGTACCATATCGGTCACCGACTTGGAGGCGTGGGCGGAAAAGGTGGTGAAACCTCGTGCCGAAGCGAACCTCGTGCTTGCCAAGCATGAATTCGCGCCGCCCGCCGAACTCGGCGATGCCGAGATCGCACAGGTGCTGTACCGGCTACCGAGTCTCAGTGCATGGGCGACTGATGCGGAAGCACACGCGCTGTCGCTGGCGGTGAACCAGGGTAAAACCTGGCCTGGGTTCAAGCTCGTCGAAGGTCGTTCGATCCGCAAATACGCCGACGAGTCCGCTGTTGCCGAGATGGCCGGAACTGGCGGTATCACTGACATCTACGACTACGACCACAAGCTCAAGACGATCACCACGCTGGAGAAGCAAGCAGGTAAGAAGCGCTTCACCGAACTCCTCGGGGATCTCGTGGTCGAACCTGCTGGTAACTCACGCTCGCCTCCGACTACGACAAGAGGCCCGTATTGA
- a CDS encoding ABC-three component system protein, protein MKFHELAACLAPALPGGLARAERMRELIFVFTTVTEDEWGTNRDPSTLASDSVLESMASRPSGFTKKLANAICSRLDIDAFVERLHGLDLASQELIAQNIAAHGEHVDLENFAYDVAELLVGILHEKAGLPDKTAAVLRRTQTHAALTKNRDLLLTRSRGCATCDTPLRTRSHDSSQASYDIVFLDDATEPFGPDDFAVLCKPCAERFNLAHIEADLAQLRAHNRALTAAENVDEGLAPLGLDRKISQLLAVINQLPFEEVVRDTNYSVVKLKEKIDDMALLRLCFDAMATYEPVVRNSAMALEAQGDFKFSKMRRQIQSAWDVLDDSGMSQYDIWQRLTAWIHEHTEVDRYASGVVVAFMIQIGDLFTPRTVAVSA, encoded by the coding sequence GTGAAGTTCCACGAGCTGGCTGCATGCCTCGCCCCAGCCCTGCCCGGTGGCCTCGCGCGTGCTGAGCGAATGCGTGAGCTGATCTTTGTGTTCACCACTGTCACCGAAGACGAGTGGGGCACCAACCGAGACCCATCGACACTGGCATCAGACTCAGTCCTCGAATCGATGGCATCCAGGCCTTCGGGTTTCACCAAGAAGCTCGCCAATGCGATCTGTTCTCGCCTCGACATCGACGCCTTCGTTGAGCGCCTTCACGGGTTGGATCTAGCCTCCCAGGAACTCATCGCCCAGAACATCGCCGCCCACGGCGAGCACGTGGATCTGGAGAACTTCGCGTACGACGTCGCCGAGCTGCTCGTCGGCATCCTCCACGAGAAAGCCGGACTGCCCGACAAGACCGCCGCAGTGCTTAGGCGTACGCAAACCCATGCGGCGCTCACCAAGAATCGTGACTTGCTTCTGACGCGCTCACGTGGCTGCGCCACCTGTGACACGCCTCTTCGGACCCGGTCTCACGATTCCTCACAGGCCTCCTACGACATCGTCTTTCTCGACGACGCCACCGAGCCGTTCGGCCCGGACGACTTCGCAGTCCTGTGCAAGCCGTGTGCGGAGCGTTTCAACCTTGCCCACATTGAGGCCGATCTCGCTCAGCTGAGAGCCCATAACCGAGCACTCACCGCAGCAGAGAACGTTGACGAAGGCCTTGCTCCGCTCGGGCTGGACCGCAAGATCAGCCAACTGCTCGCTGTCATCAACCAGCTGCCCTTCGAAGAGGTAGTCCGCGACACCAACTACAGCGTCGTGAAGCTGAAAGAGAAGATCGACGACATGGCGCTCCTGCGCCTGTGTTTCGACGCGATGGCCACCTACGAGCCCGTCGTCCGCAACTCCGCCATGGCTCTTGAAGCTCAAGGGGACTTCAAGTTTTCTAAGATGCGCCGCCAGATTCAATCTGCGTGGGACGTCTTGGATGACAGCGGCATGAGCCAGTACGACATCTGGCAGCGCCTGACCGCATGGATCCACGAGCACACCGAGGTTGACCGGTACGCGTCCGGGGTTGTCGTGGCGTTCATGATCCAGATCGGTGACCTGTTCACACCAAGGACCGTGGCGGTGAGCGCATGA
- a CDS encoding ssDNA-binding protein — protein sequence MSTSNPTHVVTGEVRLFYANIFEANSIQGSKPKYSVSLIIPKGDTEMLAKIERAIDATIEVGIGKFGGNRPNKAALKLPLRDDEAYAGAMFVNADSKTPPQVVDAAMQAIVDPTGGDFGGFTTTSDDFLN from the coding sequence ATGTCTACATCGAATCCGACCCATGTGGTCACCGGCGAAGTTCGCCTGTTCTACGCCAACATTTTCGAGGCTAACTCCATCCAAGGAAGCAAGCCCAAGTACTCGGTTAGCTTGATCATCCCCAAGGGTGACACCGAGATGCTGGCCAAGATCGAGCGCGCGATTGATGCGACGATCGAGGTTGGGATTGGGAAGTTCGGTGGCAATCGTCCCAACAAGGCTGCCCTGAAGCTGCCCCTGCGCGACGACGAAGCCTACGCAGGCGCAATGTTCGTTAACGCCGACAGTAAGACCCCGCCACAGGTGGTGGATGCGGCCATGCAGGCGATCGTGGATCCGACCGGGGGCGACTTCGGAGGCTTCACCACTACGTCGGACGACTTCCTGAACTAG
- a CDS encoding RDD family protein → MAKPKRSWLDGPEIPSQIDCDTPARWPGEHLGLPQKGPGALGSVLRRSCGVLIDWGICLASAAVIHMFTPALGGVSTATLILFFILGVVSVWLFARTPGQAILGMGVARVDVRTEKVGFVRALVRTALTCFIFPAVLVDADGRGMHDRATGTAVVFG, encoded by the coding sequence ATGGCAAAACCGAAGCGTAGTTGGCTCGACGGGCCGGAGATTCCCTCACAAATTGACTGCGATACCCCCGCCCGCTGGCCAGGTGAACACCTTGGGCTTCCACAAAAAGGACCAGGAGCTTTAGGCAGTGTTCTGCGGCGTTCGTGCGGGGTCCTCATAGACTGGGGTATCTGCTTGGCCAGCGCAGCGGTGATTCACATGTTTACCCCAGCACTCGGGGGCGTTTCCACCGCCACTCTCATCCTGTTTTTTATCCTCGGCGTAGTTAGTGTTTGGCTTTTCGCACGGACTCCTGGGCAAGCAATACTCGGAATGGGGGTAGCTCGCGTTGACGTTCGAACTGAAAAAGTGGGATTTGTGCGTGCCTTGGTGCGCACAGCCCTTACTTGTTTTATCTTCCCCGCAGTGCTTGTAGACGCCGATGGCCGCGGCATGCATGATCGTGCCACGGGAACCGCGGTAGTTTTTGGATAA
- a CDS encoding winged helix-turn-helix transcriptional regulator, with protein sequence MVGIHMHGYTQSQIARVLGISQPAVAKRLKKDEARLRELLS encoded by the coding sequence GTGGTTGGCATCCATATGCACGGCTATACCCAATCCCAGATCGCTCGCGTTTTGGGCATATCTCAACCAGCGGTGGCGAAGAGGCTGAAGAAGGACGAAGCACGCCTGCGCGAGCTTCTGTCCTAG